A DNA window from Chitinibacter fontanus contains the following coding sequences:
- the mutM gene encoding bifunctional DNA-formamidopyrimidine glycosylase/DNA-(apurinic or apyrimidinic site) lyase — translation MPELPEVETTRRGIQDHLAQAKIKEIIVRNPRLRWPVPSDLNELISEQTILSVRRRAKYLLLELGTGTILIHLGMSGSLRVLTEAFPAEKHDHIDLVLHNGTRLRYRDPRRFGAWLWITGNPLQHSLLSTLGPEPLTAEFNPKYLAQRLVNKRTAIKQLIMDNQLVVGVGNIYASESLFRARINPNTPGTTLSAEQISSLCTEIKATLSEAIAAGGSTLRDYVDSDGKAGYFMINSFVYGRTGQPCRVCGTPICSIRQGQRATFFCPHCQD, via the coding sequence ATGCCCGAATTACCCGAAGTAGAAACCACACGCCGCGGGATTCAAGATCATTTAGCGCAGGCCAAGATTAAGGAAATCATAGTCCGCAACCCACGTTTGCGCTGGCCGGTACCAAGCGATTTAAATGAACTAATCTCTGAGCAGACCATATTATCCGTGCGGCGCCGCGCCAAATATTTATTGCTAGAGCTTGGTACAGGCACCATTTTGATTCACTTGGGCATGTCGGGTAGCTTGCGGGTACTCACAGAAGCCTTTCCCGCAGAAAAGCATGATCACATTGACCTAGTGTTACACAACGGTACCCGATTGCGTTATCGCGATCCACGGCGTTTTGGCGCTTGGCTGTGGATTACAGGCAACCCGCTTCAACACAGCCTATTGAGTACTCTGGGACCGGAACCCTTAACTGCCGAATTTAATCCCAAGTATTTAGCGCAACGTCTAGTGAACAAACGCACTGCTATCAAACAATTGATCATGGATAATCAATTGGTGGTTGGCGTAGGTAATATTTATGCCTCCGAATCGCTATTTCGCGCCCGTATCAACCCCAACACCCCCGGCACAACCCTATCGGCCGAGCAAATCAGCTCGCTTTGTACCGAAATCAAAGCTACGCTGAGCGAAGCAATCGCTGCTGGAGGTAGCACATTGAGGGACTACGTCGATAGTGATGGCAAGGCCGGCTACTTCATGATTAACAGCTTTGTATATGGCCGCACAGGCCAACCGTGTCGCGTTTGTGGTACGCCCATTTGCTCAATTCGGCAGGGGCAGCGTGCAACTTTCTTTTGTCCGCACTGCCAAGATTGA